In Blastopirellula sp. J2-11, a single genomic region encodes these proteins:
- a CDS encoding sigma-70 family RNA polymerase sigma factor codes for MQDSERNEDSRASEFVQLLGSHQRQLVLYLTSLLHDRDAVDDVFQETMLVLWREFHSYEAGTNFTAWSCRVAYNQVRAWRKKQQRDRLQFSDEFLDAVNRELEMNADHLRRRDELLAHCLAKLPVHHRQLIQYRYSAGEAVTQIAEQTDRSIEAVYRLLSRIRRTLHECVNRQMAKEDNQ; via the coding sequence TTGCAAGACTCTGAACGCAACGAAGATAGTCGAGCGAGCGAGTTCGTGCAGTTGTTGGGCAGCCATCAACGCCAATTGGTTTTGTATTTGACGAGCCTGCTTCATGACCGCGATGCCGTAGACGACGTATTTCAAGAGACCATGTTAGTGTTGTGGCGCGAGTTCCACAGTTATGAAGCAGGTACTAATTTTACCGCTTGGTCATGTCGAGTCGCGTACAATCAAGTCAGGGCTTGGCGAAAAAAACAGCAACGAGATCGTTTGCAATTTTCCGACGAATTTTTGGACGCGGTTAATCGCGAGCTAGAGATGAACGCAGATCACTTGCGCCGTCGTGACGAACTGCTGGCGCATTGTTTAGCCAAGTTGCCTGTCCATCATCGTCAGCTAATTCAATATCGATATTCGGCAGGCGAAGCGGTGACTCAAATTGCGGAACAAACGGATCGCAGTATCGAAGCGGTTTATCGTCTGTTAAGTCGAATTCGCCGTACGCTTCACGAATGCGTAAATCGGCAAATGGCGAAAGAGGATAACCAATGA